In Pseudomonas putida, a genomic segment contains:
- a CDS encoding TIGR03758 family integrating conjugative element protein: MSMSGTQVAAFNAASGVTPQASTVLFVGTVIALSTLWGAWALYSIYRGWATQNIDRNIAAASTVKVIVLLLILATLVLS; the protein is encoded by the coding sequence ATGAGTATGAGCGGCACTCAAGTCGCAGCTTTCAACGCTGCGAGCGGCGTCACCCCACAGGCGAGCACCGTGCTGTTCGTAGGCACCGTTATCGCACTGTCGACCCTCTGGGGTGCTTGGGCGCTGTACAGCATCTACCGAGGCTGGGCGACCCAAAACATCGACAGAAACATTGCAGCCGCATCGACCGTCAAGGTCATCGTCCTGCTGCTGATCCTAGCCACACTCGTTCTCAGCTAG
- a CDS encoding RAQPRD family integrative conjugative element protein — protein MLIGALISVSGCFSLMPNALAAGASEQANIEVMIRQLNALEDSARRSATIASEPGQRYYFDYERLAGDIQRVRQGLQDYLTPSRAQPRDPAELAGKYTLTGGRMQ, from the coding sequence ATCCTAATTGGCGCGCTGATCAGCGTCAGCGGCTGCTTTTCACTCATGCCCAACGCCCTGGCTGCCGGCGCATCCGAACAAGCCAACATCGAGGTGATGATCCGCCAACTGAATGCGCTGGAGGACTCGGCGCGACGCAGCGCCACGATCGCCAGTGAACCTGGCCAGCGCTACTACTTCGACTATGAACGCCTAGCCGGCGATATCCAGCGGGTTCGCCAGGGCCTGCAAGATTACTTGACCCCAAGTCGAGCACAGCCGCGGGATCCGGCAGAGCTGGCGGGCAAATACACCCTCACCGGCGGGCGCATGCAATGA
- the thrH gene encoding bifunctional phosphoserine phosphatase/homoserine phosphotransferase ThrH: MERMDKLACIDLEGVLVPELWPAIAVRTGIKELFATTREIPDYEALMRQRIVLLRKHGITLSELQRILVAIEPFTGALSFLQTLEANGYRVNIISDCFHELAAPLLHKLGEPTILCHHLTVDNEGIVSGCDYYPRKGKEDHVNEALAQGQQVVAVGDAFNDLNMLRRASQGFLVNPSISTLNAASDVRVVESLEEILELIS, translated from the coding sequence ATGGAGCGCATGGATAAACTGGCCTGCATTGACCTAGAAGGCGTGTTGGTACCTGAGTTGTGGCCGGCAATTGCGGTACGGACAGGCATTAAAGAGCTGTTCGCTACGACCAGGGAAATTCCTGACTATGAAGCGCTAATGCGCCAGCGAATCGTCTTGCTACGCAAGCATGGAATCACTTTGAGTGAACTCCAGCGCATCCTCGTAGCGATCGAGCCTTTCACGGGCGCCTTGTCATTTCTGCAGACCTTGGAGGCCAACGGTTACCGGGTCAACATCATCTCTGACTGCTTCCATGAGCTGGCTGCTCCACTGCTGCACAAGCTGGGCGAGCCGACAATCTTGTGCCACCACCTGACGGTTGATAACGAAGGAATTGTCTCGGGCTGCGACTACTACCCACGCAAAGGGAAGGAAGACCATGTCAACGAAGCCCTAGCCCAAGGGCAGCAGGTCGTAGCGGTTGGTGATGCCTTCAATGACCTCAACATGCTGCGGCGGGCCAGCCAAGGCTTTCTGGTGAACCCGTCCATTTCCACTCTGAATGCCGCATCGGATGTGCGTGTAGTAGAAAGCCTGGAGGAAATTCTTGAGCTAATCAGCTAG
- a CDS encoding 2OG-Fe dioxygenase family protein, whose protein sequence is MDAMDRVTTQIQQQDFYFASQHTVHNLCEIVAQKDFAIVSSRKIAGLLSAIEPDVLEDWTDFQQSWNRLEQDMFMRDGGTYRFRRHATYSATPGSISPKLEAHQPHYQSLNYNPLNGDIARHFAPVEAGITQNKVMTAALELCCTTFSRLAPYYNWHIEVHQFRINASEQAASPTPEGVHRDGVNFVFMMMVNRVNVVNGETSIFDRHKRPLSQYTLSEAMEAAIVNDEQTMHGVTPIIKLNPLQPGYRDVLVITFSKR, encoded by the coding sequence ATGGATGCTATGGACCGGGTCACAACGCAAATCCAGCAACAAGACTTCTATTTCGCGAGCCAACACACTGTTCACAATCTGTGTGAAATCGTAGCGCAAAAAGACTTCGCCATCGTGTCTTCACGTAAGATCGCGGGCCTACTCAGCGCTATCGAACCGGACGTACTGGAAGATTGGACGGACTTTCAACAGAGCTGGAACCGCCTGGAGCAAGACATGTTCATGAGGGACGGTGGCACTTATCGCTTTCGTCGCCATGCTACCTACAGTGCTACGCCTGGCAGCATCTCTCCGAAGCTTGAGGCCCATCAGCCCCACTACCAAAGTTTGAACTACAACCCGCTCAACGGCGACATTGCCCGCCACTTCGCCCCGGTCGAGGCAGGTATCACGCAGAACAAAGTGATGACGGCAGCACTGGAACTGTGCTGCACGACCTTCAGCCGACTAGCGCCGTATTACAACTGGCACATTGAGGTCCATCAGTTCCGCATCAATGCGTCGGAGCAAGCGGCCTCGCCCACTCCGGAAGGGGTGCACCGTGACGGCGTGAACTTCGTATTCATGATGATGGTTAATCGGGTCAATGTTGTTAACGGCGAAACGAGCATCTTTGACCGCCACAAACGCCCCCTCAGTCAGTACACACTCTCCGAGGCGATGGAGGCAGCCATCGTCAACGATGAACAGACCATGCATGGGGTTACGCCCATCATCAAGCTCAACCCGCTGCAGCCAGGCTACCGGGATGTGCTTGTCATCACCTTCAGCAAACGCTGA
- a CDS encoding LysE family translocator, giving the protein MNELIAVAAITILAVISPGPDFAMVTRNSYAYGRSSGLMAAFGIACGVQVHVFYTVLGIALIITHSPVLFMAMKGLGAGYLIYLGWKSLTSKSNLQVGTANGPRPSNSRAFAMGFLTNALNPKTMLFVVATYSQVVQLSNSLATNFAYGLFMSFSHWVWFSFVALFFSAEALRQRMLAKQHILDKVIGTMLIGLGVSLVLPGVAR; this is encoded by the coding sequence ATGAACGAATTAATAGCCGTAGCCGCGATCACCATCCTTGCAGTGATCAGCCCAGGTCCGGACTTCGCGATGGTCACCCGCAATAGTTACGCCTATGGGCGTAGCAGCGGGCTCATGGCTGCCTTCGGGATTGCCTGCGGCGTGCAAGTGCATGTGTTCTATACCGTGCTTGGTATCGCCCTTATTATCACCCACTCTCCAGTGCTATTCATGGCCATGAAAGGCCTAGGCGCGGGTTACCTGATATACCTGGGATGGAAGTCACTGACGAGCAAGTCAAACCTGCAAGTGGGTACCGCCAATGGCCCGCGACCATCCAACAGCAGGGCGTTCGCCATGGGTTTTCTGACAAATGCGCTGAATCCGAAAACCATGCTGTTCGTGGTAGCCACCTATAGCCAAGTGGTGCAGCTCAGCAACAGCCTAGCGACCAACTTCGCCTACGGGTTGTTCATGTCATTCTCACACTGGGTGTGGTTCAGCTTCGTTGCCCTTTTCTTCTCGGCCGAGGCCCTGCGCCAGCGGATGCTCGCCAAGCAGCATATTCTTGATAAGGTGATTGGCACGATGCTCATCGGGCTGGGCGTGAGCCTAGTGCTGCCTGGAGTGGCACGCTGA
- a CDS encoding TIGR03745 family integrating conjugative element membrane protein — translation MGLHPLVAAAALPAAQAPTRGEGTSWLQTMQNYGYDGFMLIGLILLGAMMVGVASHAYGVYHDIHEGKKKWRDLGLTAVVGVCLIGVGIFMVTKATGVL, via the coding sequence ATGGGTCTGCATCCACTCGTTGCCGCTGCCGCTTTACCAGCAGCACAAGCCCCAACACGCGGCGAGGGAACGAGTTGGCTGCAAACCATGCAGAACTATGGTTACGACGGGTTCATGCTAATCGGGCTCATCCTGCTCGGGGCCATGATGGTTGGGGTCGCCTCCCATGCCTACGGCGTTTACCACGATATCCACGAGGGCAAGAAAAAGTGGCGAGACCTGGGCCTCACCGCCGTGGTCGGTGTCTGCCTGATCGGCGTAGGCATTTTCATGGTGACCAAGGCAACTGGCGTTCTCTAA